The proteins below are encoded in one region of Arthrobacter sp. CJ23:
- the rplB gene encoding 50S ribosomal protein L2: MGIRKYKPTTPGRRGSSVADFAEITRSTPEKSLLRPLHKTGGRNNTGKITTRHKGGGHKRQYRLIDFRRHDKDGVNARVAEIEYDPNRTARIALLHYVDGTKRYIIAPNKLSQGDFVEAGPDADIKPGNNLPLRNIPVGTTIHAVELRPGGGAKMARSAGASVQLVAKEGRFAQLRLPSGEIRNVDVRCRATVGEVGNAEQSNINWGKAGRMRWKGVRPTVRGVAMNPVDHPHGGGEGKTSGGRHPVNPNGKREGRTRRPNKESDKLIVRRRRTGKNKR; encoded by the coding sequence ATGGGAATCCGTAAATACAAGCCGACTACCCCGGGCCGTCGTGGCTCGAGCGTAGCCGACTTCGCTGAAATCACGCGATCGACTCCGGAAAAGTCGTTGCTGCGTCCGCTGCACAAGACTGGCGGCCGTAACAACACCGGTAAGATCACCACCCGTCACAAGGGTGGTGGCCACAAGCGCCAGTACCGTCTGATCGACTTCCGTCGCCACGACAAGGACGGCGTCAACGCCCGCGTTGCAGAAATCGAGTACGATCCGAACCGCACGGCTCGCATCGCCCTCCTGCACTACGTTGATGGCACCAAGCGTTACATCATCGCCCCGAACAAGCTGTCCCAGGGTGACTTCGTCGAGGCTGGCCCCGACGCTGACATCAAGCCGGGCAACAACCTGCCGCTGCGCAACATCCCGGTTGGTACCACCATCCACGCAGTTGAACTGCGTCCGGGTGGCGGCGCCAAGATGGCCCGCTCCGCCGGTGCTTCGGTACAGCTCGTCGCCAAGGAAGGCCGTTTCGCCCAGCTGCGTCTGCCTTCCGGTGAAATCCGCAACGTTGACGTGCGCTGCCGCGCAACCGTCGGCGAGGTCGGCAACGCCGAGCAGTCGAACATCAACTGGGGCAAGGCCGGCCGTATGCGCTGGAAGGGCGTTCGCCCGACCGTCCGTGGTGTCGCCATGAACCCGGTCGACCACCCGCACGGTGGTGGCGAGGGTAAGACGTCCGGTGGACGTCACCCCGTCAACCCGAACGGTAAGCGTGAAGGCCGCACCCGCCGCCCGAACAAAGAGAGCGACAAGCTTATTGTGCGTCGCCGCCGTAC
- the rplW gene encoding 50S ribosomal protein L23, with protein sequence MSAATIKDPRDVVLAPVVSEKSYGLIDEGKYTFLVDPRSNKTEIKLAVEKIFSVKVESINTINRAGKRKRTKFGWGQRKSTKRAIVSLKEGTIDIFGGPLA encoded by the coding sequence GTGAGTGCAGCCACCATCAAGGACCCGCGCGACGTCGTGCTTGCACCCGTCGTATCGGAAAAGAGCTACGGCCTGATCGATGAGGGAAAGTACACCTTCCTGGTGGACCCCCGCTCGAACAAGACCGAGATCAAGCTGGCCGTGGAGAAGATTTTCTCCGTCAAGGTCGAATCGATCAACACCATCAACCGTGCCGGTAAGCGCAAGCGCACCAAATTCGGATGGGGACAGCGCAAGAGCACCAAGCGCGCCATTGTCTCCCTCAAAGAAGGCACAATCGACATCTTCGGCGGTCCGCTCGCGTAG
- the rplD gene encoding 50S ribosomal protein L4, with product MTSTVKVDLPAEIFDVQTNVPLLHQVVVAQLAAARQGTHKTKTRAEVSGAGRKPFKQKGTGRARQGSIRAPHMTGGGVVHGPTPRDYSQRTPKKMIAAALRGALSDRARNGRIHVVAELVAGTKPSAKEALATLAGVSERKNLLVVIERANDVAALSVRNLENVHVLYADQLNTYDVLVSDDVVFTKAAYEAFVASKAKNEEDAK from the coding sequence ATGACTAGCACTGTCAAGGTAGACCTGCCTGCAGAGATCTTCGACGTCCAGACCAACGTGCCGCTGCTGCACCAGGTCGTCGTCGCACAGCTCGCTGCTGCGCGCCAGGGTACCCACAAGACCAAGACCCGCGCTGAAGTTTCCGGTGCAGGCCGCAAGCCGTTCAAGCAGAAGGGTACCGGCCGCGCCCGTCAGGGTTCCATCCGTGCTCCTCACATGACCGGTGGTGGCGTTGTCCACGGCCCCACCCCGCGTGACTACAGCCAGCGCACCCCCAAGAAGATGATTGCTGCTGCACTGCGCGGCGCACTCTCTGACCGCGCCCGCAACGGCCGCATCCACGTTGTTGCTGAACTGGTAGCCGGCACCAAGCCGTCCGCCAAGGAAGCACTGGCAACGTTGGCCGGCGTGTCCGAGCGCAAGAACCTGCTCGTTGTCATCGAGCGCGCCAACGATGTTGCTGCACTGTCCGTGCGCAACCTCGAGAATGTTCACGTTCTGTACGCAGACCAGCTGAACACCTACGACGTGCTTGTCTCTGACGACGTAGTCTTCACCAAGGCTGCCTACGAGGCATTCGTTGCCAGCAAGGCAAAGAACGAGGAGGATGCCAAGTGA
- the rplC gene encoding 50S ribosomal protein L3 codes for MTATRNVKGLLGTKLGMTQVWDENNKLIPVTVVQADSNVITQLRNAEVDGYVAVQIGYGQIDPRKVTKPLAGHFEKAGVTPRRHVVELRTADAASYELGQELSVELFEAGQKIDVVGTSKGKGFAGVMKRHGFHGVGASHGAHKNHRKPGSIGGASTPSRVFKGLKMAGRMGAERHTTLNLTVHAVDVEKSLLLIKGAVPGARGQVVLVRTAVKGA; via the coding sequence ATGACCGCAACCCGTAATGTAAAGGGCCTGCTGGGCACGAAGCTCGGCATGACCCAGGTCTGGGACGAGAACAACAAGCTCATCCCGGTAACTGTCGTCCAGGCTGACTCCAACGTCATCACGCAGCTGCGCAACGCAGAGGTAGATGGCTACGTCGCCGTCCAGATCGGCTACGGCCAGATCGACCCCCGCAAGGTCACCAAGCCGCTGGCTGGTCACTTTGAGAAGGCTGGCGTAACTCCTCGCCGCCACGTCGTCGAACTGCGTACCGCAGACGCCGCTTCTTACGAGCTGGGCCAGGAGCTTTCTGTTGAGCTCTTCGAAGCCGGCCAGAAGATCGACGTCGTCGGCACCTCCAAGGGTAAGGGCTTTGCCGGTGTTATGAAGCGTCACGGCTTCCACGGCGTTGGCGCTTCCCACGGTGCACACAAGAACCACCGTAAGCCTGGCTCCATCGGTGGCGCATCCACCCCGAGCCGCGTCTTCAAGGGTCTGAAAATGGCCGGCCGCATGGGCGCCGAGCGTCACACCACGCTGAACCTCACGGTCCACGCGGTTGACGTTGAGAAGTCGCTGCTCCTCATCAAGGGTGCCGTTCCCGGCGCCCGCGGACAGGTCGTACTCGTACGCACCGCCGTGAAGGGAGCCTAG
- the rpsJ gene encoding 30S ribosomal protein S10: MAGQKIRIRLKSYDHEVIDVSARKIVETVTRAGATVVGPVPLPTEKNVYCVIRSPHKYKDSREHFEMRTHKRLIDIIDPTPKAVDSLMRLDLPADVNIEIKL; this comes from the coding sequence ATGGCGGGACAAAAAATCCGCATCCGGCTGAAGTCATATGACCACGAGGTCATTGATGTTTCAGCGCGGAAGATCGTTGAGACGGTCACGCGCGCAGGCGCAACGGTAGTCGGCCCCGTGCCGCTGCCGACGGAGAAGAACGTGTACTGCGTTATCCGCTCTCCCCACAAGTACAAGGACAGCCGTGAGCACTTCGAAATGCGTACTCACAAGCGTCTGATCGACATCATCGACCCCACGCCGAAGGCTGTTGACTCGCTTATGCGTCTCGACCTGCCGGCCGACGTGAACATCGAAATCAAGCTGTAG
- a CDS encoding GH1 family beta-glucosidase — protein sequence MTVQNAGAAEDLANRLHPGFTLGVAAAAFQIEGALTADGRGPSSWDAFAEKPGAIVDGHSPAVACDHYNRSDEDIALMRELGVDSYRFSLSWPRIQPGGTGPVNQQGLDFYDRLIDKLLQASISPMVTLFHWDTPLPLEHAGGWMNRTTAERFAAYAAAAAARFGDRVEQWVTLNEPVSVALQGYAVGVHAPGHSLLFDALPAAHHQLLGHGLAVQALRAAGVAGKIGVSNMHSPVRPASKRLSDRLMAQAFDLIFNRVYADPILLGRYPKPPLPVRPWFRALGNIPDRDLETIHQPLDFYGLNYYYPMKVASGRDPAEARADNPSAMSRLPFHLAAFPEYETTGFGWPVAPDHLGVLLREMKDRYGEALPPIYITESGASFPEPEHVQGPVPDANRIGYLADHLGHALQATAPGGIAHDVELLGYYVWTLLDNFEWAAGYSQRFGLVHVDFDTLERTPKESFYWYQSLCRSRRP from the coding sequence ATGACCGTCCAGAACGCGGGAGCTGCGGAGGACCTCGCCAACCGCCTGCATCCGGGCTTCACGCTGGGCGTCGCGGCGGCCGCTTTCCAGATCGAGGGGGCACTGACCGCCGATGGCCGCGGCCCTTCCAGCTGGGATGCCTTCGCGGAGAAGCCCGGGGCGATCGTGGACGGCCACTCCCCCGCCGTCGCCTGCGACCACTACAACCGCTCGGACGAGGACATCGCGCTCATGCGCGAACTCGGCGTCGACTCCTACCGCTTCTCGCTCTCCTGGCCCAGGATCCAGCCGGGCGGCACCGGCCCCGTGAACCAGCAGGGCCTGGACTTCTACGACCGCCTGATCGACAAACTGCTCCAGGCCAGCATCTCCCCGATGGTGACGCTCTTCCACTGGGACACGCCCCTGCCGCTGGAGCATGCGGGCGGCTGGATGAACCGCACGACGGCGGAGCGTTTCGCGGCGTACGCCGCCGCGGCCGCCGCGCGGTTCGGCGACCGGGTGGAGCAGTGGGTCACCCTCAATGAACCCGTTTCGGTTGCGCTGCAGGGCTACGCCGTGGGCGTCCATGCCCCGGGCCACAGCCTGCTCTTCGACGCACTGCCCGCCGCGCACCACCAGCTCCTCGGCCACGGGCTGGCCGTCCAGGCGCTGCGGGCCGCCGGCGTCGCGGGGAAGATCGGCGTGTCCAACATGCACTCCCCGGTCCGTCCGGCCAGCAAACGGCTCTCCGACCGCCTCATGGCCCAGGCGTTTGACCTGATCTTCAACCGGGTCTACGCCGACCCCATCCTCCTGGGCCGGTATCCCAAACCCCCGCTGCCCGTGCGGCCCTGGTTCCGGGCCCTGGGCAACATCCCGGACAGGGACCTGGAAACCATCCATCAGCCGCTGGACTTCTACGGGCTGAACTACTACTACCCCATGAAGGTCGCCTCCGGCCGGGACCCCGCCGAGGCCAGGGCAGACAATCCTTCGGCCATGTCGCGGCTCCCGTTCCATCTGGCCGCCTTCCCCGAGTACGAAACCACCGGCTTCGGCTGGCCTGTTGCCCCGGACCACCTGGGCGTGCTGCTGCGGGAAATGAAGGACCGGTATGGAGAGGCCCTGCCTCCCATCTACATCACGGAGAGCGGAGCGAGCTTCCCGGAACCGGAGCATGTGCAGGGCCCGGTCCCGGACGCCAACAGGATCGGCTACCTCGCAGACCATCTCGGCCACGCGCTGCAGGCCACAGCCCCTGGCGGGATCGCACACGACGTCGAGCTGCTGGGCTACTACGTGTGGACCCTGCTGGACAACTTCGAATGGGCGGCGGGGTATTCACAGCGCTTCGGCCTTGTGCACGTGGACTTCGACACCCTGGAGCGGACTCCCAAGGAGTCGTTCTACTGGTACCAGTCGCTGTGCCGGAGCCGCCGGCCCTAG
- the tuf gene encoding elongation factor Tu: MAKAKFERTKPHVNIGTIGHVDHGKTTLTAAISKVLYDKYPTLNEQRDFASIDSAPEERQRGITINISHVEYQTEKRHYAHVDAPGHADYIKNMITGAAQMDGAILVVAATDGPMAQTREHVLLARQVGVPYLLVALNKSDMVDDEELLDLVEMEVRELLSAQGFDGDDAPVVRVSGLKALEGDPIWVKSVEDLMEAVDESVPDPVRDRDKPFLMPIEDVFTITGRGTVVTGRAERGTLAINSEVEIVGIRPVQKTTVTGIEMFHKQLDEAWAGENCGLLLRGLKRDDVERGQVVVKPGSITPHTDFEANVYILSKDEGGRHNPFYSNYRPQFYFRTTDVTGVITLPEGTEMVMPGDNTEMTVALIQPIAMEEGLGFAIREGGRTVGSGRVTKIIK, encoded by the coding sequence GTGGCAAAGGCAAAGTTCGAGCGGACTAAGCCGCACGTCAACATCGGCACCATTGGTCACGTTGACCACGGTAAGACGACGCTGACTGCCGCCATTTCCAAGGTGCTGTACGACAAGTACCCGACTCTCAACGAGCAGCGCGACTTCGCGTCGATCGACTCTGCTCCGGAAGAGCGCCAGCGTGGTATCACGATCAACATCTCCCACGTTGAGTACCAGACCGAGAAGCGCCACTACGCACACGTAGACGCTCCGGGTCACGCTGACTACATCAAGAACATGATCACCGGTGCCGCACAGATGGACGGTGCAATCCTCGTGGTTGCCGCCACTGACGGCCCGATGGCTCAGACCCGCGAGCACGTTCTGCTCGCCCGCCAGGTTGGCGTTCCCTACCTGCTGGTTGCGCTGAACAAGTCGGACATGGTTGACGACGAAGAACTGCTGGACCTCGTTGAAATGGAAGTTCGTGAGCTGCTTTCCGCTCAGGGCTTCGACGGCGACGACGCTCCCGTTGTTCGCGTTTCCGGCCTGAAGGCCCTCGAAGGCGACCCGATCTGGGTCAAGTCCGTTGAGGACCTCATGGAAGCCGTTGACGAGTCCGTTCCGGACCCCGTACGTGACCGCGACAAGCCGTTCCTGATGCCGATCGAAGACGTCTTCACGATCACCGGCCGTGGCACCGTTGTAACGGGCCGCGCCGAGCGTGGAACCCTCGCCATCAACTCCGAGGTCGAGATCGTCGGCATCCGCCCGGTCCAGAAGACCACGGTTACCGGTATCGAGATGTTCCACAAGCAGCTCGACGAAGCATGGGCCGGCGAGAACTGTGGCCTCCTGCTCCGCGGTCTGAAGCGCGACGACGTCGAGCGTGGCCAGGTTGTTGTCAAGCCGGGTTCCATCACCCCGCACACCGACTTCGAGGCCAACGTCTACATCCTTTCCAAGGATGAAGGCGGACGTCACAACCCGTTCTACTCGAACTACCGCCCGCAGTTCTACTTCCGTACGACGGACGTCACCGGCGTTATCACCCTGCCGGAAGGCACGGAAATGGTTATGCCCGGCGACAACACTGAGATGACCGTTGCGCTCATCCAGCCGATCGCAATGGAAGAGGGCCTCGGCTTCGCTATCCGCGAAGGCGGCCGCACCGTTGGTTCGGGACGTGTCACCAAGATCATCAAGTAG
- the fusA gene encoding elongation factor G, with protein MAQDVLTDLNKVRNIGIMAHIDAGKTTTTERILFYTGVNHKIGETHDGASTTDWMEQEKERGITITSAAVTCFWDKNQINIIDTPGHVDFTVEVERSLRVLDGAVAVFDGKEGVEPQSETVWRQADKYNVPRICFVNKMDKLGADFYFTVDTIISRLGAKPLVLQLPIGAENDFVGVVDLLEMRALVWPGDAKGDVTMGAKYEVQEIPADLQAKAVEYRAQLVETVAEASEELMEKYLEGEELTVEELKAGIRKMTINSELYPVLCGSAFKNRGVQPMLDAVVDFLPNPLDVPPMIGHDPRDEEKELTRKPSADEPFSALAFKIAAHPFFGQLTFVRVYSGHVEAGAQVVNSTKGKKERIGKLFQMHANKEMPVEGATAGHIYAAIGLKDTTTGDTLCDANNQIVLESMSFPAPVISVAIEPNTKGDQEKLSTAIQKLSAEDPTFQVSLNEDTGQTIIAGMGELHLDILVDRMRREFKVEANVGKPQVAYRETIKRTVERLDYTHKKQTGGSGQFAKIQIAIEPLDTADGEMYEFVNKVTGGRVPREYIPSVDAGIQDALNDGVLAGYPVVGIKATLIDGASHDVDSSEMAFKIAGRMAFKEAARKANPVLLEPLMDVEVRTPEEYMGDVIGDLNARRGQMQSMEDAAGVKVIRAHVPLSGMFGYIGDLRSKTQGRAVYSMTFNSYAEVPKAVADEIIQKNRGE; from the coding sequence GTGGCACAGGACGTGCTTACCGACCTTAACAAGGTCCGCAACATTGGCATCATGGCCCACATCGATGCCGGCAAGACCACCACTACCGAGCGCATCCTGTTCTACACGGGTGTGAACCACAAGATCGGCGAAACGCACGACGGCGCTTCGACGACCGACTGGATGGAACAGGAAAAGGAACGCGGCATCACCATCACGTCTGCCGCCGTGACTTGCTTCTGGGACAAGAACCAGATCAACATCATTGACACCCCGGGTCACGTTGACTTCACCGTTGAGGTAGAGCGCTCCCTGCGCGTCCTCGACGGCGCAGTTGCTGTCTTCGACGGCAAGGAAGGCGTGGAGCCGCAGTCCGAGACTGTTTGGCGCCAGGCTGACAAGTACAACGTTCCCCGCATCTGCTTCGTCAACAAGATGGACAAGCTCGGTGCAGACTTCTACTTCACCGTAGACACCATCATCAGCCGCCTCGGCGCCAAGCCGCTGGTTCTCCAGCTGCCGATCGGTGCAGAGAACGACTTCGTCGGCGTCGTGGATCTCCTCGAGATGCGCGCACTGGTGTGGCCGGGCGATGCCAAGGGTGACGTCACCATGGGTGCCAAGTACGAGGTCCAGGAGATCCCCGCCGATCTCCAGGCCAAGGCTGTGGAATACCGTGCGCAGCTCGTTGAGACTGTTGCCGAGGCTTCCGAAGAGCTCATGGAGAAGTACCTCGAAGGTGAAGAACTCACCGTTGAGGAACTCAAGGCCGGCATCCGCAAGATGACGATCAACTCCGAGCTCTACCCGGTTCTGTGTGGCTCTGCCTTCAAGAACCGCGGTGTGCAGCCGATGCTGGACGCTGTTGTCGACTTCCTGCCGAACCCGCTCGACGTCCCGCCGATGATCGGTCACGATCCCCGCGACGAAGAGAAGGAACTCACCCGCAAGCCGTCTGCAGACGAGCCGTTCTCGGCCCTCGCCTTCAAGATTGCCGCGCACCCGTTCTTCGGTCAGCTGACCTTCGTCCGCGTGTACTCCGGTCACGTCGAGGCCGGCGCCCAGGTGGTCAACTCCACCAAGGGCAAGAAGGAGCGCATCGGCAAGCTGTTCCAGATGCACGCCAACAAGGAAATGCCCGTTGAGGGCGCTACCGCTGGCCACATCTACGCAGCCATCGGTCTGAAGGACACCACCACGGGTGACACCCTGTGTGATGCCAACAACCAGATCGTGCTTGAGTCGATGAGCTTCCCGGCACCGGTTATCTCCGTTGCCATCGAGCCCAACACCAAGGGTGACCAGGAGAAGCTCTCCACGGCCATCCAGAAGCTCTCCGCTGAGGACCCGACCTTCCAGGTCTCCCTCAACGAAGACACGGGCCAGACCATCATCGCCGGCATGGGCGAGCTCCACCTGGACATCCTGGTGGACCGCATGCGCCGCGAATTCAAGGTCGAGGCAAACGTTGGCAAGCCGCAGGTTGCTTACCGCGAAACCATCAAGCGCACTGTTGAGCGCCTTGACTACACGCACAAGAAGCAGACCGGTGGTTCGGGTCAGTTCGCAAAGATCCAGATCGCGATCGAGCCGCTGGACACCGCCGACGGCGAGATGTACGAGTTCGTGAACAAGGTCACCGGTGGCCGCGTTCCGCGCGAATACATCCCCTCCGTGGATGCTGGTATCCAGGATGCACTGAACGACGGCGTCCTGGCCGGTTACCCGGTTGTCGGCATCAAGGCCACGCTGATTGACGGCGCGTCCCACGATGTTGACTCCTCGGAAATGGCGTTCAAGATCGCCGGCCGTATGGCTTTCAAGGAAGCCGCACGCAAGGCGAACCCTGTTCTGCTCGAACCGCTGATGGATGTTGAGGTCCGCACCCCTGAGGAATACATGGGTGACGTTATCGGTGACCTGAACGCCCGCCGTGGCCAGATGCAGTCCATGGAGGACGCAGCAGGCGTCAAGGTTATCCGTGCGCACGTTCCGCTGTCCGGCATGTTCGGCTACATTGGTGACCTGCGTTCGAAGACCCAGGGCCGCGCTGTGTACTCCATGACGTTCAACAGCTACGCAGAGGTCCCGAAGGCAGTAGCCGACGAGATCATCCAGAAGAACCGCGGCGAATAG
- the rpsG gene encoding 30S ribosomal protein S7, with amino-acid sequence MPRKGPAPKRPLVSDPVYGSPLVTQLINKVLIDGKKSTAERIVYGALEGARAKSGGDPVAALKKAMDNVKPSLEVRSRRVGGATYQVPVEVKPGRSTALALRWLVGYSKARREKTMTERLQNEILDASNGLGAAVKRREDTHKMAESNKAFAHYRW; translated from the coding sequence ATGCCTCGCAAGGGTCCGGCCCCGAAGCGGCCGCTAGTTTCCGATCCCGTTTACGGCTCCCCGTTGGTCACCCAGCTGATCAACAAGGTCCTGATTGACGGCAAGAAGTCCACCGCAGAGCGCATCGTTTACGGCGCACTCGAAGGTGCACGTGCCAAGTCCGGCGGCGACCCCGTTGCAGCCCTCAAGAAGGCCATGGACAACGTCAAGCCTTCCCTCGAGGTCCGCTCCCGCCGTGTCGGTGGCGCCACCTACCAGGTTCCGGTTGAGGTCAAGCCGGGCCGCTCCACCGCCCTCGCTCTGCGTTGGCTCGTGGGCTACTCGAAGGCCCGCCGCGAGAAGACCATGACCGAGCGCCTCCAGAACGAAATCCTGGATGCCTCGAACGGTCTCGGTGCCGCTGTGAAGCGTCGCGAAGACACCCACAAGATGGCCGAGTCGAACAAGGCCTTCGCACACTACCGCTGGTAA
- the rpsL gene encoding 30S ribosomal protein S12, which translates to MPTINQLVRKGRTPKVSKTKAPALKGSPMRRGVCTRVYTTTPKKPNSALRKVARVRLNGGVEVTAYIPGVGHNLQEHSIVLVRGGRVKDLPGVRYKIVRGALDTQGVKNRKQARSRYGAKMEKK; encoded by the coding sequence GTGCCTACGATTAACCAGCTGGTCCGCAAGGGCCGCACGCCGAAGGTCTCCAAGACCAAGGCTCCTGCGCTTAAGGGCAGCCCGATGCGCCGCGGTGTTTGCACCCGCGTTTACACCACCACCCCGAAGAAGCCGAACTCGGCTCTGCGTAAGGTCGCACGTGTGCGCCTCAACGGTGGCGTTGAAGTAACCGCCTACATCCCCGGTGTTGGCCACAACCTCCAGGAGCACTCCATCGTGCTCGTTCGCGGTGGTCGTGTGAAGGACCTCCCGGGTGTCCGCTACAAGATCGTCCGTGGCGCGCTCGACACCCAGGGTGTCAAGAACCGCAAGCAGGCCCGCAGCCGTTACGGCGCAAAGATGGAGAAGAAGTAA